The Denitrificimonas caeni genome has a segment encoding these proteins:
- the znuB gene encoding zinc ABC transporter permease subunit ZnuB: MPDFLLYALCAGLLLALVAGPLGAFVVWRRMAYFGDTLAHSALFGVALGLLLDINLALAVIVGCLLLAFVLVALQHRQPLASDTILGILAHSTLSLGLVTLSFMDSVRVDLMGYLFGDLLAVSAMDLLWIALGSAVVLICMIALWRPLLAITVHEELAEVEGLPVAKLRLLLMVLMALVIAVAMKIVGVLLITSLLIIPAAGAQRHARSPEHMAIGATIIGMLAVCAGLAMSWYYDTPAGPSIVVCAAALFLISFIVPRRR; the protein is encoded by the coding sequence ATGCCTGATTTTTTATTATACGCACTTTGCGCTGGGCTTTTGTTGGCCTTGGTTGCTGGCCCCTTAGGGGCTTTTGTGGTTTGGCGACGCATGGCTTATTTTGGCGACACCTTGGCCCACTCTGCCCTCTTTGGCGTGGCGTTAGGTTTATTGCTGGACATTAATTTAGCGTTAGCGGTGATTGTCGGCTGTTTGCTTTTGGCCTTTGTATTAGTAGCTCTGCAACATCGTCAGCCTTTAGCCTCAGATACCATTTTAGGAATCTTAGCGCACAGTACTCTGTCCCTTGGTTTGGTGACGTTGAGCTTTATGGATTCCGTGCGGGTCGACTTAATGGGCTATCTGTTTGGTGACTTATTAGCGGTTAGCGCCATGGATTTGCTCTGGATTGCGCTCGGTAGTGCAGTGGTTTTAATCTGCATGATTGCCCTGTGGCGACCACTGTTAGCCATTACTGTGCATGAAGAGTTGGCTGAGGTTGAGGGGTTACCAGTGGCTAAGCTGCGGCTACTGCTGATGGTGCTTATGGCTCTGGTGATTGCCGTGGCGATGAAAATTGTTGGGGTGCTGTTAATTACCTCTTTATTGATTATTCCGGCAGCAGGGGCGCAGCGCCATGCGCGCAGTCCTGAGCATATGGCGATAGGTGCGACCATTATTGGCATGTTGGCTGTGTGTGCAGGTTTAGCGATGTCATGGTATTACGACACACCGGCTGGCCCCTCGATAGTGGTGTGTGCTGCGGCACTCTTTTTAATCAGCTTTATCGTGCCACGCCGCCGTTAG
- the eco gene encoding serine protease inhibitor ecotin produces MNKTLTMTFIAAISCATAACAATDVRSNATKLSDVAPYPAAQKGQVRNVIWLPEKADEDLFKVELVPGKVMQTDCNTRSLMATLTAEDLSGWGYTYYELTDVKGPIATMMACPEGTEKEAFVAAQGDNYTVRYNSKLPIVVYTPADIELRYRIWSGSEKLQSAQQQ; encoded by the coding sequence ATGAATAAAACACTTACCATGACGTTTATCGCAGCAATTTCCTGCGCTACAGCTGCCTGTGCAGCTACAGATGTGCGCAGCAACGCTACTAAGCTAAGCGATGTTGCTCCTTACCCCGCGGCTCAAAAAGGACAAGTGCGCAACGTTATTTGGTTGCCGGAAAAAGCGGATGAGGATTTATTTAAAGTCGAACTGGTTCCAGGCAAAGTCATGCAAACAGACTGCAACACTCGTAGCTTAATGGCCACTTTGACCGCTGAGGACTTAAGCGGTTGGGGGTATACCTATTATGAGCTGACGGATGTTAAAGGCCCTATCGCTACCATGATGGCATGTCCAGAAGGCACTGAAAAAGAAGCCTTTGTGGCGGCACAAGGGGATAATTACACTGTGCGCTACAACAGTAAGTTACCCATTGTGGTGTATACACCCGCTGACATTGAGCTGCGCTACCGGATTTGGAGCGGCAGTGAAAAGCTGCAGTCGGCGCAGCAACAGTAA
- a CDS encoding methionine ABC transporter ATP-binding protein, translating into MIEFHDVHKAYAVNGQSIVALQPSTLQVQPGEIFGLIGHSGAGKSTLLRLINRLEEPSGGRIVVDGVDVTALDAQGLRRFRQRVGMIFQHFNLLASKTVADNVAMPLKLAGELTKAQIKQRVIELLARVGLSAHATKYPAQLSGGQKQRVGIARALATDPKILLCDEATSALDPQTTAQVLQLLAEINRELGLTIVLITHEMDVIRRVCDRVGVMDAGVIVEQGLVSEVFLHPQHPTTQSFVQESEGEHDLELGELYQQVAGRIVRLTFLGETTYAPLLGQVARDTGVDYSILAGRIGRIKDQACGQLTVALTGGKELLAEQQLRAAGVHVEVLRP; encoded by the coding sequence GTGATTGAATTCCACGATGTGCATAAAGCCTATGCGGTGAACGGGCAGAGCATAGTTGCCCTGCAACCTAGCACTCTGCAGGTGCAGCCTGGCGAGATTTTTGGCCTGATTGGTCATTCTGGTGCGGGTAAAAGTACCTTGCTGCGCCTCATTAACCGCCTAGAAGAACCCAGTGGTGGACGCATTGTGGTGGACGGTGTCGATGTTACCGCCCTTGATGCGCAGGGGTTGCGTCGCTTTCGGCAGCGAGTGGGGATGATTTTCCAGCACTTTAATTTACTGGCTTCAAAAACTGTAGCCGATAATGTGGCGATGCCGCTAAAGTTGGCCGGTGAGTTAACTAAAGCACAGATTAAGCAAAGGGTTATTGAGCTGTTAGCGCGGGTTGGCTTAAGCGCTCATGCTACTAAGTACCCAGCGCAATTATCTGGAGGACAAAAGCAGCGAGTGGGCATTGCCCGAGCCTTAGCCACTGACCCGAAAATATTACTGTGCGATGAGGCTACCAGCGCCCTTGACCCACAAACCACTGCACAGGTGCTGCAGCTGCTGGCAGAAATTAATCGCGAACTGGGCTTAACCATAGTGCTAATCACCCATGAGATGGACGTGATTCGACGGGTCTGTGACCGGGTTGGCGTGATGGATGCCGGGGTGATTGTTGAGCAGGGTTTAGTCAGCGAGGTCTTTTTGCACCCGCAGCATCCAACTACGCAAAGTTTTGTACAAGAATCAGAAGGCGAGCATGATCTGGAGTTGGGCGAGCTGTACCAACAAGTGGCTGGGCGTATTGTGCGCTTAACCTTTTTAGGCGAAACCACTTATGCGCCTTTGCTAGGTCAAGTTGCCCGAGATACTGGGGTTGATTACAGCATTTTAGCTGGGCGCATTGGGCGAATTAAAGATCAAGCTTGTGGCCAGTTGACGGTGGCGTTAACCGGCGGCAAAGAGCTGCTAGCTGAACAGCAGTTGCGTGCTGCAGGTGTCCACGTGGAGGTGTTACGCCCATGA
- a CDS encoding methionine ABC transporter permease: MSELLINIDWYEIWQASVDTLLMLGGSLLFTVLFGLPVGILLFLVGPRQMFEHRVFYTLLSFVVNVLRSLPFIILLIVMIPITVVMTGTSLGVAGAIPPLVVGTTPFFARLVETSLREVDRGIIEATQAMGASTRQIIFNALLPEARPGIIAATTVTAITLVSYTAMAGVVGAGGLGDLAIRFGYQRFQTDVMVVTVVLLLLLVQVLQSVGDRLVLRFSRK; encoded by the coding sequence ATGAGTGAATTACTGATAAATATTGATTGGTACGAGATCTGGCAAGCAAGTGTAGACACCTTACTTATGCTCGGCGGCTCCTTGTTGTTTACAGTGCTCTTTGGCTTACCCGTGGGCATCTTGCTATTTTTAGTCGGGCCGCGACAAATGTTTGAGCACCGTGTTTTTTACACATTGCTGTCATTTGTCGTGAACGTACTGCGCTCGTTGCCTTTTATTATTTTATTAATTGTGATGATTCCAATTACCGTGGTGATGACCGGCACATCTTTAGGTGTGGCTGGCGCAATACCGCCATTAGTGGTGGGTACTACGCCATTTTTCGCCCGCCTGGTGGAAACCTCACTGCGTGAGGTGGACCGTGGCATTATTGAAGCGACTCAGGCGATGGGTGCCAGTACCCGGCAGATTATTTTTAATGCTCTACTGCCAGAGGCGCGTCCCGGCATTATTGCAGCAACCACAGTGACGGCCATTACTCTAGTGTCGTACACCGCAATGGCTGGTGTTGTTGGCGCAGGTGGGCTGGGCGATTTAGCCATTCGCTTTGGTTATCAGCGCTTCCAAACAGACGTGATGGTGGTAACTGTGGTTTTACTGTTACTGCTGGTGCAGGTGTTGCAAAGTGTTGGTGATCGTCTTGTGTTACGGTTTTCTAGAAAGTAA
- a CDS encoding MetQ/NlpA family ABC transporter substrate-binding protein, with the protein MKKTLLALAALSIFSVQAEPLTVAATPVPHAEILEFLKPALAEQGVELDVKVFTDYVQPNVQVAESRLDANFFQHQPYLDEFNKTKNTTLVSVAGVHIEPFGAYSKKLKQLDDLPKGASVVIPNDATNGGRALLLLQTAGVITLKDDAGITATPRDIADNPKKIKVRELEAATLPRVLDQVDLALINTNYALEAGLNPNKDALAIEGADSPYVNILVTREDNQDSEAVQKLVKALHSDEAKAFINEKYKGAVVPVF; encoded by the coding sequence ATGAAAAAAACATTATTAGCATTAGCTGCCCTAAGCATTTTTTCTGTACAGGCTGAGCCATTAACAGTGGCTGCAACACCTGTGCCGCACGCAGAAATTTTAGAGTTCCTTAAGCCTGCCTTAGCAGAGCAAGGTGTGGAGCTGGACGTTAAGGTCTTTACTGACTATGTACAGCCTAATGTGCAGGTTGCGGAAAGTCGTTTGGATGCTAACTTTTTCCAGCACCAACCGTATTTGGATGAGTTTAACAAAACTAAAAACACCACATTAGTGAGCGTGGCTGGTGTGCACATTGAGCCTTTCGGAGCGTACTCGAAAAAACTCAAACAGCTGGATGATTTACCCAAGGGTGCCAGCGTTGTCATTCCTAACGACGCAACCAACGGTGGTCGTGCGTTATTGTTGTTGCAAACAGCCGGTGTTATTACGCTAAAAGACGACGCAGGTATCACTGCAACACCGCGTGATATTGCTGACAACCCGAAGAAAATTAAAGTCCGTGAGCTAGAAGCCGCAACATTGCCGCGAGTATTAGATCAAGTTGACTTAGCTTTGATTAATACCAACTACGCGCTGGAAGCAGGCTTAAACCCTAATAAAGATGCGTTGGCCATTGAGGGGGCAGACTCGCCTTATGTGAATATCTTAGTGACCCGTGAAGATAATCAAGATTCTGAAGCGGTACAAAAACTGGTTAAAGCCTTACACAGTGATGAAGCCAAAGCTTTTATCAATGAAAAATATAAAGGTGCTGTAGTTCCAGTGTTCTAA
- a CDS encoding Crp/Fnr family transcriptional regulator encodes MEPHPLYQKILREHHLFAALSESQLSQLLEDSQLLNLEKGGYVFRQGDVCNSFGFIISGSIKVYRLTPDGQEKVFDVIGERNTFAEAMAFMGTGNYVATAQAVLPTQLLMLSNATYTRLLRDNTETAMALLAALSVRMHQRLNEIEILSLKNATHRVIRYILSQALKACSRCDTQSFELPMAKRLVAGHLSIQPETFSRIIHHLSDQGIIRVEGRLICILDSARLENYE; translated from the coding sequence ATGGAGCCGCATCCTTTATATCAAAAAATATTACGAGAACATCACTTATTCGCTGCCCTTAGCGAAAGCCAGCTCAGTCAGCTACTGGAAGACAGCCAGCTGTTAAACCTTGAAAAAGGTGGTTATGTTTTTCGCCAAGGCGATGTTTGTAACAGCTTCGGTTTTATTATTTCTGGCAGCATCAAGGTGTACCGGCTGACCCCAGACGGGCAAGAAAAAGTCTTTGATGTAATTGGTGAGCGCAATACTTTTGCTGAAGCCATGGCTTTTATGGGCACTGGCAATTATGTTGCCACCGCACAAGCGGTACTGCCAACCCAGCTACTGATGCTATCTAACGCAACTTATACTCGCTTGCTACGTGATAATACTGAAACCGCCATGGCATTACTGGCAGCACTCTCAGTGCGCATGCATCAGCGCCTCAATGAAATTGAAATCCTGTCTTTAAAAAACGCGACCCATCGGGTGATTCGCTACATTTTATCGCAAGCTTTAAAAGCATGCAGTCGCTGTGATACGCAAAGTTTTGAGCTACCCATGGCTAAGCGCTTGGTAGCTGGACACCTCTCCATTCAGCCAGAAACCTTCTCGCGTATTATTCACCACCTAAGTGACCAAGGCATTATTCGTGTCGAGGGCCGCCTCATCTGTATTCTGGACAGCGCCCGCTTGGAAAATTACGAATAA
- a CDS encoding DUF6436 domain-containing protein: MKRLTLKKILIGIALVLWLGSMVTGLWWYKTRFIRPFNETTAVFSGQQLRLPASLAGAGKIRFVHFWDPACPCNVGNQQHLVEMLERYNGEVEFYHLQKPGSQGQLPKALSSMRHLSTLPGSEHLPASPAVAIWDRTGHLAYFGPYSEGAVCNSSNSFIEPVLDALLDNRPVAAANTLAVGCFCDWQPVISE; this comes from the coding sequence ATGAAACGGTTAACTTTGAAAAAAATACTGATTGGCATTGCTCTAGTACTGTGGCTTGGCTCCATGGTGACCGGCTTATGGTGGTATAAAACCCGCTTTATTCGCCCGTTCAATGAAACCACTGCGGTATTTAGCGGCCAGCAACTGCGTTTACCAGCCAGTCTGGCCGGCGCTGGTAAAATTCGCTTTGTGCACTTTTGGGACCCAGCCTGCCCCTGCAATGTCGGCAATCAACAGCACTTAGTGGAAATGCTGGAGCGCTATAACGGTGAAGTGGAGTTTTACCACTTACAAAAGCCGGGCAGCCAAGGGCAACTACCCAAGGCGCTGAGCAGTATGCGTCACTTAAGTACTTTGCCCGGCTCAGAGCACTTGCCAGCCAGCCCTGCGGTAGCGATTTGGGACCGCACTGGACACTTAGCCTACTTTGGCCCCTACAGTGAAGGAGCAGTGTGCAACTCAAGCAATAGCTTTATTGAACCTGTCTTAGATGCCCTGCTCGATAATCGCCCCGTAGCAGCGGCAAATACCCTCGCGGTAGGCTGTTTTTGTGACTGGCAGCCCGTTATAAGTGAATAA
- a CDS encoding alpha/beta fold hydrolase, giving the protein MLEFDWQALAHELPELQINSVDPELAQAWREFYQIDFGQRSPDLDCRLGSVEVAGYRVAVQVCRPEQAVATLIVLHGYYDHMGLYGHVYDWALQQGFAVLSCDLPGHGLSSGARASIDSFQEYQLVLQALLSKAQQLHLPQPWHLLGQSTGGAIALDYVLTQQPVSQLGEIILLAPLVRPRAWRQSQLLYQLVRPFRASVPRRYSNNSHDAQFVEFVRHDPLQARILPTAWVGALAQWIAYIEQAQPSARSPIIVQGAADQTVDWQYNLNVLRAKFSEPRVLLLPHARHHLANERQALRSDYFNYLSEQLS; this is encoded by the coding sequence ATGCTTGAGTTCGATTGGCAAGCTTTGGCGCATGAGTTACCAGAGCTTCAGATCAACAGTGTTGATCCTGAGTTGGCACAAGCCTGGCGAGAGTTTTATCAGATTGACTTCGGCCAGCGTTCCCCTGATCTTGATTGCCGTTTGGGCAGTGTTGAGGTTGCTGGCTATCGTGTTGCAGTGCAGGTCTGTCGGCCAGAGCAGGCGGTAGCGACCCTGATAGTGCTGCATGGCTATTATGACCACATGGGTTTATATGGTCATGTTTATGACTGGGCCTTGCAGCAAGGGTTTGCGGTACTGTCTTGTGATTTACCGGGGCATGGTTTATCCAGTGGTGCCCGCGCTAGCATTGATTCTTTTCAAGAGTACCAGCTGGTATTGCAGGCCTTGCTGAGCAAAGCACAGCAGCTGCATTTACCGCAACCTTGGCATCTGCTTGGGCAAAGTACAGGCGGGGCGATAGCCTTAGATTATGTTTTAACCCAGCAGCCAGTGAGTCAGTTAGGTGAAATAATTTTACTGGCACCTTTGGTGCGGCCACGGGCTTGGCGACAATCACAGTTACTTTATCAGTTAGTTAGACCTTTTCGCGCCAGCGTACCCCGGCGTTATAGCAACAACTCCCATGATGCGCAGTTTGTTGAGTTTGTGCGCCATGACCCTTTGCAGGCGCGGATTCTGCCCACAGCTTGGGTCGGTGCTTTAGCGCAGTGGATTGCTTATATTGAGCAAGCTCAACCCAGTGCCCGCAGCCCCATTATTGTGCAGGGCGCAGCAGATCAGACGGTGGACTGGCAGTACAATTTAAATGTACTGCGCGCTAAGTTTAGTGAGCCGAGAGTATTGCTACTGCCGCACGCGCGGCATCATTTAGCCAATGAACGGCAGGCTTTACGCAGCGACTACTTCAACTATCTGAGTGAGCAGCTGAGTTAA
- a CDS encoding 2OG-Fe(II) oxygenase has translation MNTLAIAPLFARIVDDLATHGWSQQSIFTPTDLTTQLAQECHKRAQRGQLELAGIGRGVAKVVHSGIRGDKMQWLEEGQNAAVDRYLGLMEQLRVALNQTLFLGLDDFESHFALYPAGAFYKKHLDRFRDDDRRIVTCIAYLNEQWLPEHGGELRMYLDNECVHDVLPQAGTLMVFMSANWPHEVLPSTRERLSITGWFLRRA, from the coding sequence ATGAATACATTAGCAATTGCCCCATTGTTTGCTCGTATTGTTGATGACTTGGCCACACATGGCTGGTCTCAACAAAGTATTTTTACGCCTACAGATCTGACAACACAACTCGCCCAAGAGTGCCATAAACGCGCGCAACGGGGGCAGTTAGAGTTGGCTGGTATTGGTCGCGGTGTTGCTAAGGTGGTCCACTCCGGTATTCGAGGCGATAAAATGCAGTGGCTGGAAGAGGGGCAGAATGCGGCGGTTGATCGTTATTTAGGCCTTATGGAGCAGCTGCGAGTGGCGTTGAATCAAACTTTATTTTTAGGTTTAGACGACTTTGAAAGCCACTTTGCTTTGTATCCAGCTGGGGCGTTTTACAAGAAGCACTTGGATCGTTTTCGTGATGATGATCGGCGTATTGTCACCTGCATAGCCTATTTAAATGAGCAGTGGCTGCCGGAGCATGGTGGTGAGTTGCGCATGTATTTAGATAATGAGTGCGTGCATGATGTGTTGCCGCAGGCCGGTACTTTAATGGTCTTTATGTCAGCAAACTGGCCTCATGAGGTTTTGCCTTCGACGCGGGAGCGCTTATCCATTACCGGTTGGTTTTTACGACGTGCTTAA
- the serA gene encoding phosphoglycerate dehydrogenase — MSKTSLDKSKIRFLLLEGVHQNAIDTLNAAGYTNIEYITGALPEAELKEKIADAHFVGIRSRTQLTEDVFECAKKLIAVGCFCIGTNQVDLNAARERGIAVFNAPYSNTRSVAELVLAQAIMLMRGIPERNAASHRGGWMKSATDSYEIRGKKLGIIGYGSIGMQFSVLAEALGMDVFYYDVVTKLPLGNATQVATLNELLAMADVVSLHVPELPSTEWMIGEKEIRTMKKGSILMNAARGTVVVIEALAAAIKDGHLLGAAIDVFPTEPRSNGEEFESPLRGFDNVILTPHIGGSTQEAQANIGLEVAEKLVKYSDNGTSVSSVNFPEMSLPSHPGKHRILHIHQNIPGVMGAINKVFADNKINVSGQFLRTDESVGYVVIDIDAAHSELALSKLQEVEGTMRCRILY, encoded by the coding sequence ATGAGTAAAACATCGCTTGATAAAAGCAAAATTCGTTTTCTTCTTCTTGAAGGTGTTCACCAGAACGCAATAGATACACTTAATGCAGCTGGTTATACAAATATTGAATATATTACCGGTGCATTACCAGAAGCAGAATTAAAAGAAAAAATCGCTGATGCTCACTTTGTTGGCATTCGCTCGCGTACACAACTCACTGAAGATGTTTTTGAGTGTGCGAAAAAACTGATTGCAGTGGGTTGTTTCTGCATCGGTACTAACCAGGTAGACCTCAATGCCGCTCGTGAGCGTGGTATTGCAGTGTTTAACGCGCCCTACTCCAACACCCGCTCGGTAGCCGAGTTAGTGTTAGCTCAAGCCATCATGCTGATGCGTGGTATCCCTGAGCGCAACGCTGCCAGTCACCGTGGTGGTTGGATGAAGAGTGCCACTGACTCATACGAAATCCGCGGCAAAAAGCTCGGCATTATCGGCTATGGCTCAATTGGTATGCAGTTTTCCGTACTGGCAGAAGCCTTGGGTATGGACGTTTTCTACTACGACGTAGTAACCAAGCTGCCTTTAGGTAACGCTACCCAGGTGGCCACGCTCAACGAACTATTAGCCATGGCTGATGTGGTTTCGTTACACGTTCCAGAGTTGCCGTCCACTGAGTGGATGATTGGTGAGAAAGAAATTCGCACCATGAAAAAAGGCAGCATCTTAATGAACGCTGCGCGCGGTACCGTAGTCGTCATTGAAGCCTTGGCGGCAGCCATCAAAGATGGTCACTTACTGGGCGCGGCAATTGACGTATTCCCAACCGAGCCTCGTTCTAATGGTGAAGAATTTGAAAGCCCACTGCGTGGCTTTGATAACGTGATTCTGACCCCGCACATTGGTGGCTCTACCCAGGAAGCACAGGCCAATATTGGTCTAGAAGTGGCTGAAAAACTAGTTAAGTACAGTGACAACGGTACCTCGGTGTCCTCGGTTAACTTCCCTGAAATGTCACTGCCATCACACCCTGGCAAGCACCGTATCCTGCATATTCACCAGAATATCCCAGGTGTTATGGGCGCAATTAACAAGGTGTTCGCGGACAACAAAATCAACGTTTCTGGTCAGTTCTTACGCACTGATGAAAGTGTTGGTTATGTGGTCATCGATATTGATGCTGCCCACTCTGAGCTGGCGTTAAGCAAGCTACAAGAAGTGGAAGGCACTATGCGCTGCCGTATTCTGTACTAA
- a CDS encoding FAD-binding oxidoreductase, translating to MTNLALIEELKTLVDAGKVLTDADSLDAYGKDWTKHFAPAPLAIVFPKSPEQVQAIVRWANQHKVALVPSGGRTGLSAGAVAANGEVVVSFDNMNQILAFNEMDRTVVCQPGVATQQLQEFAQDKGLYYPVDFASAGSSQIGGNIGTNAGGIKVIRYGMTRNWVAGMKVVTGKGDVLELNKDLIKNATGYDLRQLFIGAEGTLGFVVEATMRLDRAPKNLTALVLGAPDFDSIMPVLHAFQNSLDLTAFEFFSDKALAKVLARGDVPAPFETDCPFYALIEFEAVNDEVAEQALNTFEHCVEQGWVLDGVMSQSEQQLENLWKLREYISETIAHWTPYKNDISVTVGQVPAFLRDIDEIVAKNYPDFEVVWFGHIGDGNLHLNILKPDNLSKDEFFAQCATVNQWVFETVQQYNGSISAEHGVGMTKRDYLHYSRSAEEVAYMQAIKAVFDPNGIMNPGKIFPV from the coding sequence ATGACCAATCTTGCCCTTATTGAAGAGTTAAAAACCCTAGTTGATGCAGGAAAAGTACTGACTGATGCGGATTCATTAGACGCTTACGGTAAGGACTGGACCAAGCATTTTGCCCCAGCACCGCTGGCCATTGTTTTCCCGAAAAGCCCTGAGCAAGTACAGGCTATCGTGCGCTGGGCTAACCAGCATAAGGTTGCGTTAGTGCCATCGGGTGGGCGTACTGGCTTATCAGCCGGCGCAGTGGCAGCCAACGGTGAAGTGGTGGTGTCCTTTGATAATATGAATCAAATCCTTGCTTTCAACGAGATGGATCGCACTGTGGTCTGTCAGCCCGGCGTAGCCACACAGCAGTTGCAAGAGTTCGCGCAGGATAAAGGTTTGTACTACCCGGTGGACTTTGCCTCGGCAGGTTCGAGCCAAATTGGCGGCAATATCGGTACCAATGCCGGCGGTATTAAAGTGATTCGCTATGGCATGACCCGTAACTGGGTGGCTGGTATGAAAGTGGTTACCGGTAAAGGTGATGTGCTGGAACTGAATAAAGATTTAATCAAAAACGCCACCGGCTATGATCTGCGCCAACTGTTTATCGGCGCTGAAGGCACTTTAGGTTTCGTCGTGGAAGCCACCATGCGTCTGGATCGTGCACCGAAAAATCTCACGGCTTTAGTGCTGGGTGCGCCAGATTTTGATTCCATCATGCCCGTACTGCATGCGTTTCAAAACAGCTTAGACCTCACGGCCTTTGAGTTTTTCTCCGATAAAGCGTTAGCTAAAGTGCTCGCCCGTGGTGATGTGCCAGCACCGTTTGAGACCGACTGCCCGTTTTATGCCTTAATTGAATTTGAAGCAGTGAATGATGAAGTCGCTGAGCAAGCTTTAAATACTTTTGAGCATTGTGTCGAACAAGGCTGGGTGCTCGATGGGGTCATGAGCCAAAGCGAGCAGCAGTTAGAAAACCTGTGGAAATTGCGTGAATATATTTCCGAAACCATCGCGCACTGGACGCCGTACAAAAACGATATTTCCGTAACTGTTGGCCAAGTACCGGCTTTCTTGCGGGATATTGATGAGATTGTGGCGAAAAACTACCCTGATTTTGAAGTGGTGTGGTTTGGTCATATTGGTGACGGTAACTTGCACCTGAATATTCTAAAGCCCGATAACCTCAGCAAAGACGAGTTTTTTGCCCAGTGTGCGACTGTTAACCAATGGGTATTTGAAACAGTACAGCAGTACAATGGCTCCATTTCCGCCGAGCATGGTGTGGGTATGACTAAGCGTGACTATTTGCATTACAGTCGTTCTGCGGAAGAAGTTGCTTATATGCAGGCAATTAAAGCTGTTTTTGATCCCAATGGCATCATGAATCCAGGCAAGATATTTCCAGTTTAA
- a CDS encoding fumarylacetoacetate hydrolase family protein, with protein MSYQHQYIDGTRIHFPIGKVVCVGRNYAAHAKELNNPIPTEPLLFIKPGSCVVSAEGGFNIPQGRGAVHYEIEIAVLIGKPLSRQPNEEEVLDAISGYAPALDLTLRDVQEGLKEKGWPWEVAKSFDGACVLAPFVSGFAVSDAADIAVRLTINGEVRQDSNSAEMLYSIIPLIQHMAGQFALQPGDVVLTGTPAGVGPLQEGDELVMELPGHTAVNTFVLKRN; from the coding sequence ATGAGCTATCAACATCAATACATTGACGGTACGCGCATTCATTTTCCGATTGGTAAGGTGGTCTGTGTTGGGCGCAACTATGCGGCCCACGCCAAAGAATTGAATAATCCTATTCCAACTGAGCCCTTGTTGTTTATTAAACCTGGCAGTTGTGTGGTCTCAGCCGAGGGTGGTTTTAATATCCCTCAAGGCCGCGGTGCGGTGCATTATGAAATTGAAATTGCGGTGTTGATTGGTAAACCGTTATCTCGTCAGCCCAATGAAGAAGAAGTCCTAGATGCAATTTCAGGGTACGCCCCAGCATTGGACTTAACTTTGCGCGATGTGCAAGAGGGGTTAAAAGAAAAAGGCTGGCCTTGGGAAGTGGCGAAGTCATTTGATGGCGCTTGTGTGTTAGCGCCTTTTGTTTCAGGTTTTGCCGTAAGCGATGCGGCTGATATTGCTGTGCGCTTAACTATTAATGGTGAAGTGCGCCAAGACAGCAACAGCGCAGAAATGCTCTATTCAATTATCCCACTGATTCAGCATATGGCTGGCCAGTTTGCGTTGCAGCCCGGCGATGTGGTGTTAACCGGAACCCCTGCTGGGGTCGGTCCACTGCAAGAGGGTGACGAATTAGTGATGGAGTTGCCAGGGCATACTGCGGTGAACACCTTTGTGCTGAAGCGGAACTAG